In Neoarius graeffei isolate fNeoGra1 chromosome 9, fNeoGra1.pri, whole genome shotgun sequence, one genomic interval encodes:
- the LOC132891998 gene encoding TGF-beta receptor type-2-like: protein MELRGWRVTPFICVLLSLLFQASAFTHITTNLCKWCDQSSPVCEDNICMSNCSLSSFCMYTEEVCVAIWKKENNSVSVQTLCHNPQHALENIVLSNTSSTECVMTSVPSENSMLFLCSCIKEYDCNDKLIFERGANDFSMLRSKDVIPVVVISLVPPLLVAVIATMAFYLYRTRHLSKQPKDWAPKRTHYQSLDPPEACAGEANTSDYHGKLLSLSEDANSDISSSCAKKERREELWVQSVNY, encoded by the exons TATTTCAGGCCAGTGCCTTCACTCACATAACGACTAACCTTTGTAAGTGGTGTGACCAGTCCAGTCCTGTGTGTGAAGACAACATCTGCATGAGCAACTGCAGCTTAAGCTCCTTTTGTATGTATACCGAGGAGGTCTGTGTGGCTATATG GAAGAAGGAGAATAATAGTGTGAGCGTGCAGACTCTATGCCACAATCCTCAACATGCACTGGAGAACATTGTGCTGTCTAATACCAGCTCCACAGAGTGTGTAATGACTTCAGTGCCCTCCGAGAACAGTATGCTGTTTCTCTGCAGCTGTATCAAGGAGTATGACTGCAatgacaagctcatctttgagagGGGAGcaaatg ATTTCTCAATGCTAAGGAGTAAAGATGTGATTCCAGTAGTGGTGATAAGCCTGGTTCCTCCACTCCTAGTAGCTGTGATTGCTACAATGGCATTCTACCTCTATCGCACACGCCACCTCAGCAAACAACCCAAAGACTGGGCACCGAAGCGCACACATTACCAGTCACTGGATCCACCTGAGGCATGTGCTGGTGAGGCGAATACCAGCGACTACCACGGCAAGCTTCTATCCCTCAGTGAAGACGCCAATTCGGACATATCATCAAGCTGTgccaaaaaagaaagaagagaggagctgtgggtgcaatcagttaattattga